TATGAAATCATGGCAAAAATTTATCGCTAGCAGTGCAAGTGTAGTCCTTGCTAGTACGCTTTTAGTCACTTATGGATCTGAACAAGTCAAAGCAGAATCATCATCTTCTAAAACGATTAAACTTTGGGTACCAACAGGTGCCAAATCGTCTTACAAAAAAACAGTTAAGAAATTTGAAAAAGATTCTGGTTATAAAGTAAAAATAGTTGAATCTGAAGATCCAAAAGCACAAGAAAAAATTAAAAAAGATGCTTCAACTGCTGCTGATGTTTTCTCTCTACCACATGATCAATTAGGTCAATTAGTAGAATCTGGTACGATCCAAGAAGTTCCTTCAAAATTTACAAAAGAAATTAAAGCCAATGATACAGAACAAGCTGTTCTTGGTGCTCAATACAAAGGTAAAACTTATGGATTCCCATTTGGTATTGAATCTCAAGTTCTTTACTATAATAAATCAAAATTATCTGCTGAAGACTTAGCAACATATGAGACAATTACATCAAAATCAACATTTGGTGGAACATTTAAACAAGCTAATGCTTACGCTACTGGTCCATTATTCTTATCAGTTGGTGATACTCTTTTTGGTAAAGACGGTGAAGACGCAAAAGGAACTAACTGGGGTAATGATAAAGGCGTTGCGGTTCTTAAATGGATTGCAGATCAAAAAAATAATAAAGGATTCGTTAGCTTAGATGCCAACAATGTAATGTCTAAATTTGGCGATGGGTCAGTTGCTTCATTTGAATCAGGTCCTTGGGACTACTCAGCTGCTGAAAAAGCTGTTGGTAAAGACAACTTAGGTGTTGCGGTATATCCAAAAATCACTATTGGTGGTGAAAGTGTTCAACAAAAAGCATTCTTAGGTGTAAAATTATATGCCGTTAACCAAGCTCCTGCAAAAGGGAATACAAAACGTATTGCTGCTAGCTACAAATTAGCTTCATACTTAACAAATGCTGACAGTCAAAAGAACCAATTCAAAACACGTAACATCGTTCCTGCCAATAAAGAAGTCCAATCTTCAAGTGATGTTCAATCTAATGAACTCGCAAAAACAGTTATTAAAATGGGTTCTTCTTCAGACTATACAGTTGTTATGCCAAAACTTAGTCAAATGGGAACATTCTGGACAGAAAGTGCTGCTATCTTAAGTGATGCTTACAATGGTAAAATAAAAGAATCTGACTATCTCTCTAAATTAAAACAATTTGATAAGGATATTGCAGAAGCAAAATAATTTCTTAAAATCATTGATAAGAAATTAGTAGTCTTATATGTACTCATTTACTGGGAGTGAACTTAGCTCTATCATCAAAAATGATTTGGGTTAGGGCACTCCCACTTATTTTAGAAGTGGCTCTGTGTTACTTAAGTTCTTATGTTACTAAAAATTTACGTAACATATAGCTCTCATCGAATTTATATAAAAAGGGGATTATTTATGACTCAACAAGTCACTGTACCAGAAGCTTTTAAAAAAGGTGGTATGGACATTAAATTATCAGCTCTCATTATGGGGTTCGCAAACTTCGCCAATAAGCAATTTACAAAAGGTTTTCTTTTTTTAGCTAGTGAAATTATCTTTCTCATTGCCTTTGTTACTCAAGTTATCCCATCATTGCATGGACTAATCACACTTGGTACCCATACACAAGGTATGGTCAATAAAAAAGTCGATGGTATCACTATTCAAGTCGCTGTTGATGGTGACAATTCAATGTTGATGCTTATTTTTGGCTTAGCATCTATCATTTTTTGTTTAGTTTTTGCTTACATTTATTGGTGTAATCTAAAAAGTGCTCGGCATCTATATGAGCTCAAAGAAAATGGTGAAAAAATTCCAACTTTTAAGGAAGATTTCATGACATTAACTAATGGCCGTTTTCATATGACACTCATGGCTGTTCCTTTAATTGGTGTTCTTTTATTTACTATACTACCTTTAGTTTATATGATTTGTATAGCCTTCACGAGCTTTGATCATAACCATCTACCACCTAAGTCACTTTTTGATTGGGTCGGATTGAAAAACTTTACTAATATTTTTAGTGGTCGTATGGCTGGAACTTTCTTTCCAGTTTTCTCCTGGACACTGATTTGGGCAATATTTGCAACAGCTACAACCTTTTTCTTTGGTATTGTCTTAGCATTGCTAATTAATACCAAAGGTTTAAAATTAAAAAAATTATGGCGTACTATTTTTGTTATTACAATTGCTGTACCACAGTTTATCTCATTATTAATTATGAGAAACTTGCTTAATGATGAAGGTCCTGTAAATGCACTCTTAATGAAAACTGGATTATTACATCATCCAATGCCATTCTTATCAGACCCACTTTGGGCAAAATTCTCAATTATTTTTGTCAATATGTGGATTGGTATCCCATTCACAATGCTTGTAGCTACTGGTATCATTATGAATCTACCAAGTGAGCAAATTGAAGCTGCAGAAATTGATGGCGCAAGTAAATTCCAAGTTTTCAAATCAATCACTTTCCCTCAAATTTTATTGATTATGACACCAAATCTAATCCAACAATTTATTGGAAATATCAATAACTTCAATGTTATTTACCTACTTACAGGTGGTGGTCCTACTAATTCTCACTATTATCAAGCAGGAACAACTGACCTATTGGTAACTTGGTTGTATAAATTAACACTTACTGCTGCTGACTACAATCTTGCATCAGTCATTGGTATTCTTATCTTCGCTGTTTCAGCTATCTTTAGTTTATTAGCCTATACTCGTACAGCATCATACAAGGAAGGAGCTGCAAAATAATGAAAAACAAAAAACGTTTACAACTTGGTTTTGTCTATACTCTTCTGATTGTGTTGTCTGTAATTTGGCTTTTTCCAATAGCTTGGGTTATCTTGACAAGCTTCCGTGGTGAAGGTACTGCATATGTCAATTATTTCATTCCTAAGACATTCACTCTAGACAACTACACCAAATTATTTACAAATCATTCTTTCCCATTCGGACAATGGTTCTTAAATACTTTTATTGTAGCTACTTTTACATGTATTATTTCAACATTTATTACTGTTGCAATGGCTTATTCATTAAGTCGAATTAAATTTAAGTTTCGTAATCGCTTTTTAAAACTAGCACTTGTTCTAAATATGTTCCCTGGTTTCATGAGTATGATTGCTGTTTATTATATTCTAAAAGCATTAGGTTTAACACAAACATTAACTGCTTTGGTACTTGTTTATTCAGCTGGTGCGGCACTTGGATTTTATATCGCTAAAGGATTCTTTGATACTATCCCCTATTCTTTAGATGAATCTGCAATGATTGATGGCGCTACACGAATGGATATTTTCTTTAAGATAACGTTACCACTATCAAAACCAATTATCGTCTATACTGCTCTTCTTGCCTTTATGGGACCTTGGGTGGACTTTATCTTTGCACAAGTCATTTTAGGTGATGCGACAAGCAAATACACAGTTGCAATTGGCCTATTTTCAATGTTACAACCAGATACTATTAACGATTGGTTTATGGCATTCACTGCTGGTTCCGTCCTTATTGCCATTCCTATTACTATTCTATTCATGTTTATGCAAAAATATTATGTTGAAGGAATCACTGGTGGATCAGTTAAATAAAAAAAAGCTTGTTTGCAAGCTTTTTTTATTTAAAAGCACCCCATTTGTGGGTGCAAATTTTATTTTTGAACAGTTTTGAACAGTATTATAATTAGCATTTGCCCAAGTTTTTGATAAAAAATCATTATTGATATGGTACTGGGGTTTGTTTTGATTAGTTTCTAAGAAAGGTTGTACAGCTTTATCAAAGGCTAGCCAGCCATTCCATCCCATATGAATAGTATCTTGCATAAAGTAAGGATTTCCACCATCTTTTGAGAAATCGGCAATATTTGTAAATCCTTGAGATTCTAATTGGTATTTGATTTTTGCAACTGCTTGTTGATATCTACTCTGACTTAGTCCGGTAAATTTTGCCCATCTATCGTTGACTGGAGGTATAATAAACATCACATTCGTATTATTTTTAGCTAATTGAGATAATGCTAGCTGTAAATCATTATACTCAGGTGATTTTACATAATTATCATTAGCTTGAAAGTTCCGTAATCGTCTTAATTCTGGAGCAATCCTATTTTTGTAGAAACCATTACTAATATGAAATCGATTATTTGAAGTTGCTACTGCTCCTCGTTTTGTCGCTAGTTGTCCTAAGCGGTCATAAGAAAATTGTCTTGGTAAACCTAATACTCTAGGTTTAATGCGCAATTCATAGTTCTTAGATTTACCTAAATGACGAAACATGGATTCTTCTCTTAAGTTTAATTGGTAATTAAACTTTAATACTAGTTTATCCCATGAATTCAAGCGCTGACCATTCGCAACTTTTTTTAATAAGGATTGATAAGAAACCCCTGGATTAACTTTCATAATACGATTTGCAGCGTACCGGCTCACTTTTCCTTTATCGGCATGTAATAAAAATGAGATTAATTGTGAATTTGAAAGGTACTGTTGAACAGCACCTGGCATTGTCCCTTGAGGTGTGAACCATTGTGGAGATATCACGTAAACTGCCTTTTTATTTTTCAATTCATGGTTTATTTGTTGCATTCCATAAAACTGAGATAAATTTGCAGTACCTCTTTTGCCAATTAAAAATGGTCTATATGATCTATGATATTTCTCAGCTAAAACAGATGGATGCATACTATCCATCCTATTCCATTCACTTGATCCAAAAAAAGGGACAAAATACTGCTTGGAATCTGATAAAGCTTGCCTTTTTAAAACGCCATTTTTGAATGAGGTATTGGTCAGAGCCACAGCATCCTCTTTTTCTTGACGTAAATTGTGCTTTATTTTAGGTGAGAAATTTAATATTGTTACTACAACTAGTAGAAAAGCTATCAAAATCGGGCCTAAAATATGCCACAATCGTTTAAGCATTTTTGAGTTCCTCTACCCCTTCAACAATTTTGTTAACTGTATTCCAATCTTCTCGACCAAACTCTGAAATAGGTACTTTAATATTAAATGTATTTTCCAATTCCACGATTAATTCAACCGTTCCTAAACTATCTAATACACCTGCATCAAATAAATCTTCATCTTTAATGTCAGAAACATCTTCCATAAAAAGACGATCAAATAATTCAATAATGGTTTCTTCTGTAGACATAAACATTCCTCTTTTCATTAATAACGCTTAAACCATAAATGGTTTAAAAATCCTGAGAATATAAGTAACGAAAACATGACAACATGAAATGTTACAAATATTGCAAAATAGTGGTACACTTTTCCTTCAAATAATGGTGGTAATTCTTTCTTTTTCCGATTACGGTTGATTTCTTTTTTCTTCCGTAGCCAAGCATCATTAATTACCAATCCCAAACCATGAAATAAACCATAAACAATATAATACCATGTTAAACCATGCCAAAATCCCATTAAAAGCATATTAGCTAAGTAAGCAACACTTGAAGTCGTGTTTCTATTTTTAAAGACCTTCTTTTTTATTAACAAATGAACAAGTCTCATAAAAACAAAATCTCTAAACCAAAATGATAGACTCATATGCCATCTATTCCAAAATTCTTTTAAACTAGATGACAAGAATGGCATATTAAAGTTTTCAGGTGTTTTTATTCCCATCAAGTAAGAAATGGCAATAGCAAACATAGAGTACCCAGCAAAGTCAAAAAATAAATTGAAACCATAACAATACATTACCAAGAGTGTTTCTTTGTTAAAGAGACCACCAATAGCAATGGCTTTCATTTCAATATTTGGTAATAATAAAGTTCCTAAACAATAGGAAATAATATGTTTATAGAGAAAGCCTAACATAATATATTTAACAGCTTTCTCAAGCATATTCAAAAGTTCATCTCTTTCTGGAATATGGTGATAATCTTCTTCAAATCTTCTATAGCGATCTATCGGTCCACTTGAAAAAGTGGGTAAAAAAATCATAAACCGAACAAATGAGAACAGACTCACATTACTTAAAGTCCCATCTCTTAGTTCAATAATCATACCAACACTTTTAAATGTCAGATAAGAAATACCTAAAAAACTAAAGAGACTTATTGATTCACCTCTTGATAACAAGGGTGTGAATTTTACAATGACTAAAGGTACAATGGTTAGTATTGTTGTTAAATAAAAGATACTAGACTGATTCGCGTTTCGACGGTAAATTTGATAGCACATAACACAAATAGTTTGCCAAATTAAGTAAAGTAAAAAAGCAAACAATTGTGGATACTTATTACCACCGAACATAAATAAAATAAATAATAAACTGACTACCGTTTCATAAACCACAAATCTCTTTTTATAGAATAATCCAATGAAGATGGGTAAGATAGCAATTACTAAATAGACAAAATAGATAGGATTACCATAGGGTTCCAAGTAAGGAATATGATTAAAAAATGATATCATTTTTGATTAACCTCATTTATGAGAGATTTAATATCAATTTTACCATTTGGTGTCAATGGTAGACTATCACGATAAATAAACTTAGATGGCATCATATATGACATCATGGTATCTTTAACAGATTCTTTAATTGCTTTAGTCAGATCCAATTCTCGATCAAACTGATCACCTACACCCGGTTTTAAAACAATGTAGGCTAATAGATTTTGAACCTTGTGTTCTTTATTGTATCTTGGTACTGCAACAGCTGATTCTACATATGGAGAGTGGTTTAAATGCTGTGAAACATCTTCTAGTTCAATCCGATAGCCACCATATTTAATTTGAAAGTCTAAACGTCCGCCATATAGAAGTAAGCCATCATTATTAAATGAACCAAGATCACCAGTGTGATAAGCTGGTTTTCCATTAAACTGGAAAAATGCTTCTTTTGTTTTTTCAGGATTATTAATATACCCCTTTGAAACTGCTGGACCAGTAACTATGACTTCTCCTTGTTGGCCATTTGATAGTTCATTACCATTCTCATCAATAATAAAGGTTGGAGAATCAGATTTTGGATAGCCTATTGGTAAGCGTTTATAAGTTTCAAGCATTTCTTTTGTAATAGATACAGCAGATAATGCCACTGTAGCTTCCGTTGGTCCATAAGCATTAACGATAGTCACATCTGGAAAACGGTCAAATAATTTACGAGCAGTTGAATTGGTTAATTCTTCACCATCAAAGTAAAAATGACTTAATTGAGGCATTTTTTCTTGACAAAAATCATCACTCAACATGGCAAGTTCGGCAAATGACGGCGTTGAGGTCCAAATCCCAATGGGTAATTCAGCAATTTTAGTAAACAATACTCTAAAATCTGAAACTAATTCTTTAGGTAGTGCAAACAAAGTTCCACCAAGTGCTAATGTAGGAGCCCAGTACATAACTGATAAATCAAATGAATATGGTGGCTGTGCAAGCATTTGTGGTTGACTTGGTATATTAAATTCTTTATCCTCTATCATCCAATTTGTGAAACTTAGTAAATTATCATGAGAGATTTGAACCCCTTTTGGCATACCAGTCGTCCCAGACGTAAAGATAATATAGTAAGTATCATCACCGACAACAGAGTGATCTATGTTATAAGTTAGTGCAGCTTTTTTAGCATTATTTATTTCAGTTATGGTAACTGTTTTGGTTTGTCCAAAATCAAAATCAATGTCTTCAATCAAGATTACTAAACTTGGTTGCGCAATAGCAATAATATTTTTTAGACGTTCAGGTGCCGTATGAACATCAACTGGAATATAAGCATGACCAGATTTTGTGAGGGCTACAAATGTCGCCAACATATCGTAGGTTTGAGCTCCAAAAACTAAAACGGGACTTTTGTATTTTAAACCTAAACTATCAATATAATTTGCAATAGCATCAGAATCACGTTTTAAATCAGCATAGGTTTGCTCTACTCCTAGGCAGTGATAAACTGGAAATTGTGGTTGTGTTTTTGCAAACCCTTCAATGGTTGCAATCATATCTGCAATCATATGATTCTCCTTTAAAACTCATTATAGATAAATGTCGCTTGTCCATGACCAGCATAGCCAAAAAAGTACAGTAATAATAGAAAAATAACATAAAATAAGATCACTTTTCCTATAAAGACAGTATATTTTGAATTCTTTATTTTTTTTAACATGACACCATACTTTCTTAATAAAAATATAATTACTAGTGAAATTTTACTTGAAAAACTTTAATAAGACAAGCTAAAATGACAATTATTAAATAAAAAGATTATTTAACATTTTATTTTCTTAAATTTTTCTTTAAATTTATTTTTCTAACGATAGTTAACTCCTAAAAGCTTAAGGAAATCTTAACTGAAAAAATTCCTAAAAAAAAGCATGGAAAAATTGTTTCCAATTAATCCATAGCTTTCAATTCTAAAATCATATCTCTTATTTGTGTAGCCAACTCAAAATCAAGTAATTCAGCTGCTTCATGCATCTCTTTCTGGAATTTTTTAATGGTTTTTTGACGCTCTGATTTCGTTAAAGTATTGAAATCAACAACTTCTTTTTCTTCACCGGATTCATCACGTTTAGAGATTGTAATCAAGTCTCTAATTTCCTTCTTAATTGTCTGAGGAACAATATGATGTTCATCATTGTAAGCCATTTGAATTTGACGACGCCTTGCAGTTTCATCGATAGCTTTTTGCATGGAATCAGTCATTTTGTCTGCGTACATAATAACATGACCTTCAGAATTTCGTGCTGCTCGACCAATTGTTTGAATTAGTCCACGTTCATTTCTCAAAAATCCTTCTTTATCAGCATCTAAAATAGCAACTAAGCTGACCTCAGGAACATCAATACCTTCTCTAAGCAAATTAATCCCGATTAAGACATCAAATACTCCCAATCTTAAGTCTCTAATGATTTCAGTTCTTTCAAGAGTTTTGATATCAGAATGCATGTACTTGACTTTTACACCCATTTCTTTCAAATAGTCCGTTAAATCTTCAGCCATTTTTTTAGTTAAAGTTGTAATAAAAGTTCGTTCACCTTTATCAGCACGTTTGGTGATTTCTCCCAGTAAGTCATCCATCTGTCCCATACTTGGTCTTACTTCAACTTCTGGATCAAGTAGCCCTGTCGGACGTATTATTTGTTCAATAACTGTATCAGTTTGCTCCATTTCGTAATCACCTGGAGTAGCTGAGACGTAAACGATCTGATGAACATGACTTTCAAATTCTTCTCGTCTTAATGGTCGATTGTCCAAAGCTGAAGGTAATCTAAAGCCATAATCAACAAGCATTTGTTTCCGAGCTTTGTCTCCATTATACATCCCTTTTATTTGTCCCATAGTCATATGACTTTCATCAATCATAATGAGAAAGTCTTCTGGGAAAAAGTCCAATAATGTATAGGGAGGTTCCCCTTTTTGACGACCATCCATATGTCTTGAATAATTTTCAACACCACTGGTGTAACCTATTTCTCTTAACATTTCAATGTCATATTCTGTTCTTTGTTTAAGTCGTTGGGCCTCTAACAATTTTCCTTCAGATTCAAACAAAGCTAGTTGTTCTTCTAATTCCTTTTGAATGAGTGAAATTGAATGTTCCATATGTTCATCGTTTGTCACAAAGTGAGTCGCTGGGAATAAAACCAGATGGTCCACTTCACCTAAACTTTTACCAGTTAGACTTTCAATTTCTCTAATACGGTCAATTTCGTCTCCAAAAAATTCTACTCTAAAGGCATGCTCATCTCTTGAGGCTGGAAAAATCTCAACAATATCTCCCCTAACCCTAAATCTTCCACGTTGAAAATCAATATCATTTCGTTCAAACTGAATGTCAACTAATTGGTTTAGAAGTTGGTCTCTTGAGATTTCTTGGCCTGGGCGTAGACTTACAGCTGAATCAGCATATTCTTTTGGTGAACCAAGACCATAAATGCAGGACACAGACGCCACAACAATAACATCATTTCGCTCAAGTAAGGCTGAAGTCGCTGAATGTCGTAATTTATCAATTTCATCATTGACAGAACTGTCTTTTTCGATATAAGTGTCACTTGAAGGTACATAAGCTTCAGGTTGATAATAATCATAATAGGACACAAAATATTCAACAGCATTGTTAGGAAAAAATTCCTTAAATTCACTATACAATTGTCCCGCCAAAGTTTTATTGTGGGCAATAACTAGCGTTGGTTTGTTCACTTTGCTGATGACTTGACTCATGGTATAGGTTTTACCAGTACCAGTAGCTCCTAGTAATATCTGAGCCTTTTCACCACCTTCAATATTGTCTACAAGTTCTTCTATTGCTTGAGGTTGATCTCCTGAAGGTGCATACTTTGAGATTAACTCAAATTGATTGGTTTCATTTCTATCTATCATAGTTCTATTTTATCACAGTATGATTGAAATGAACTTATATTACTATAGCAATTAAGAAGATAACTAAGTTATTTAAGTCTATTCTATGTCATAAAACCTAACATGATAATTAAAATCATATTGCTTTTCCTTTTAAATTTTGCTATAATTAGGAATATTTTTTTAAAGGAGAATGACATGAAGAAGAAAATAAAGCATAGTCTACTGCTTTTGTTATCCCTTTTCTTTATGATAGGTGGTGTAGCAAAAGCTGAAACAATTGATATTGTTTCAGATACTGCATATGCACCTTTTGAATTTAAGGATTCTGACCAAGTATATAAAGGAATTGATGTTGATATCGTAAATGAAGTAGCAAAACGTAGTGGTTGGGATATCAATATGACTTTTCCGGGTTTTGATGCCGCTGTCAATGCGGTTCAATCTGGACAGGCAGATGCTTTAATGGCTGGAACAACGATTACAAGTGCTCGTAAAAAAGTACTAACATTTTCAAAGCCATACTATGACACAAAAATTGTTTTATATACTAGTAAAAATAAAAAGGTAACTAAATACAGCCAATTAAAAGGCAAAACAGTTGGTGTTAAAAATGGCACTGCTGCTCAATCTTTCCTTGAAAAGAAACAATCAAAATATGGTTACAAAGTAAAAACCTTTGATACCGGAGATTTAATGAATAATAGCTTGGATTCAGGCTCAATTGATGCAGCGATGGATGATCAACCAGTTGTCCAATATGCGATTAATCAAGGTAAGAAATATGCCATTAATATGGCTGGTGAAGCAGTCGGTAGTTTTGGTTTTTCTGTCAAAAAAGGTAGTAAATACGAATACCTCATTCCTCAATTTAACAAAGCCTTAAAGGCAATGAAGTCTGATGGTACCTATGAACAAATCATGTCAAAATGGCTTGGTTCAGAAGGAAAATCATCAGGAAATGCTGATGCAAAAGCAACACCTAAGAAAAGTACCTATAAAGTTGTGGCTGACTCTTCTTTTGCTCCTTTTGAATTCCAAAATGGAAATGGAAAATATGTCGGAATTGACATGGAATTAATTAAAGCTATTGCAAAACAGCAAGGCTTTACAATTCAAATTTCAAATCCTGGATTTGATGCTGCTTTAAATGCCGTTCAATCTGGACAAGCTGATGGTGTTATTGCTGGGATGTCAATTACTGATGAACGCAAAAAAACATTTGACTTTTCTGATTCTTACTACTCATCTAATATTCTATTAGGTGTTAAAAAAGATTCACCAATCAAATCATATTCAGATTTGAAAGGTAAAACAGTTGGAGCGAAAAAAGGAACTGCTTCCTATGATTTCTTAGATCAACATAAATCAAAATATGGTTATCATTTAAAAGCGTTTGACGATGCCTCATCAATGTATGATAGTTTAAATTCAGGTTCTATTGAAGCACTAATGGATGATGAATCAATCCTTAAGTATTCTATTAAACAAGGTCGTCAATTCAAGACACCAATTAAAGGTGAACCATCTGGAGAATATGGC
This Streptococcus urinalis 2285-97 DNA region includes the following protein-coding sequences:
- a CDS encoding carbohydrate ABC transporter permease is translated as MTQQVTVPEAFKKGGMDIKLSALIMGFANFANKQFTKGFLFLASEIIFLIAFVTQVIPSLHGLITLGTHTQGMVNKKVDGITIQVAVDGDNSMLMLIFGLASIIFCLVFAYIYWCNLKSARHLYELKENGEKIPTFKEDFMTLTNGRFHMTLMAVPLIGVLLFTILPLVYMICIAFTSFDHNHLPPKSLFDWVGLKNFTNIFSGRMAGTFFPVFSWTLIWAIFATATTFFFGIVLALLINTKGLKLKKLWRTIFVITIAVPQFISLLIMRNLLNDEGPVNALLMKTGLLHHPMPFLSDPLWAKFSIIFVNMWIGIPFTMLVATGIIMNLPSEQIEAAEIDGASKFQVFKSITFPQILLIMTPNLIQQFIGNINNFNVIYLLTGGGPTNSHYYQAGTTDLLVTWLYKLTLTAADYNLASVIGILIFAVSAIFSLLAYTRTASYKEGAAK
- the dltB gene encoding D-alanyl-lipoteichoic acid biosynthesis protein DltB, whose translation is MISFFNHIPYLEPYGNPIYFVYLVIAILPIFIGLFYKKRFVVYETVVSLLFILFMFGGNKYPQLFAFLLYLIWQTICVMCYQIYRRNANQSSIFYLTTILTIVPLVIVKFTPLLSRGESISLFSFLGISYLTFKSVGMIIELRDGTLSNVSLFSFVRFMIFLPTFSSGPIDRYRRFEEDYHHIPERDELLNMLEKAVKYIMLGFLYKHIISYCLGTLLLPNIEMKAIAIGGLFNKETLLVMYCYGFNLFFDFAGYSMFAIAISYLMGIKTPENFNMPFLSSSLKEFWNRWHMSLSFWFRDFVFMRLVHLLIKKKVFKNRNTTSSVAYLANMLLMGFWHGLTWYYIVYGLFHGLGLVINDAWLRKKKEINRNRKKKELPPLFEGKVYHYFAIFVTFHVVMFSLLIFSGFLNHLWFKRY
- the dltC gene encoding D-alanine--poly(phosphoribitol) ligase subunit DltC; its protein translation is MSTEETIIELFDRLFMEDVSDIKDEDLFDAGVLDSLGTVELIVELENTFNIKVPISEFGREDWNTVNKIVEGVEELKNA
- a CDS encoding teichoic acid D-Ala incorporation-associated protein DltX; amino-acid sequence: MLKKIKNSKYTVFIGKVILFYVIFLLLLYFFGYAGHGQATFIYNEF
- the dltD gene encoding D-alanyl-lipoteichoic acid biosynthesis protein DltD: MLKRLWHILGPILIAFLLVVVTILNFSPKIKHNLRQEKEDAVALTNTSFKNGVLKRQALSDSKQYFVPFFGSSEWNRMDSMHPSVLAEKYHRSYRPFLIGKRGTANLSQFYGMQQINHELKNKKAVYVISPQWFTPQGTMPGAVQQYLSNSQLISFLLHADKGKVSRYAANRIMKVNPGVSYQSLLKKVANGQRLNSWDKLVLKFNYQLNLREESMFRHLGKSKNYELRIKPRVLGLPRQFSYDRLGQLATKRGAVATSNNRFHISNGFYKNRIAPELRRLRNFQANDNYVKSPEYNDLQLALSQLAKNNTNVMFIIPPVNDRWAKFTGLSQSRYQQAVAKIKYQLESQGFTNIADFSKDGGNPYFMQDTIHMGWNGWLAFDKAVQPFLETNQNKPQYHINNDFLSKTWANANYNTVQNCSKIKFAPTNGVLLNKKSLQTSFFLFN
- the dltA gene encoding D-alanine--poly(phosphoribitol) ligase subunit DltA, which encodes MIADMIATIEGFAKTQPQFPVYHCLGVEQTYADLKRDSDAIANYIDSLGLKYKSPVLVFGAQTYDMLATFVALTKSGHAYIPVDVHTAPERLKNIIAIAQPSLVILIEDIDFDFGQTKTVTITEINNAKKAALTYNIDHSVVGDDTYYIIFTSGTTGMPKGVQISHDNLLSFTNWMIEDKEFNIPSQPQMLAQPPYSFDLSVMYWAPTLALGGTLFALPKELVSDFRVLFTKIAELPIGIWTSTPSFAELAMLSDDFCQEKMPQLSHFYFDGEELTNSTARKLFDRFPDVTIVNAYGPTEATVALSAVSITKEMLETYKRLPIGYPKSDSPTFIIDENGNELSNGQQGEVIVTGPAVSKGYINNPEKTKEAFFQFNGKPAYHTGDLGSFNNDGLLLYGGRLDFQIKYGGYRIELEDVSQHLNHSPYVESAVAVPRYNKEHKVQNLLAYIVLKPGVGDQFDRELDLTKAIKESVKDTMMSYMMPSKFIYRDSLPLTPNGKIDIKSLINEVNQK
- a CDS encoding extracellular solute-binding protein, producing MKSWQKFIASSASVVLASTLLVTYGSEQVKAESSSSKTIKLWVPTGAKSSYKKTVKKFEKDSGYKVKIVESEDPKAQEKIKKDASTAADVFSLPHDQLGQLVESGTIQEVPSKFTKEIKANDTEQAVLGAQYKGKTYGFPFGIESQVLYYNKSKLSAEDLATYETITSKSTFGGTFKQANAYATGPLFLSVGDTLFGKDGEDAKGTNWGNDKGVAVLKWIADQKNNKGFVSLDANNVMSKFGDGSVASFESGPWDYSAAEKAVGKDNLGVAVYPKITIGGESVQQKAFLGVKLYAVNQAPAKGNTKRIAASYKLASYLTNADSQKNQFKTRNIVPANKEVQSSSDVQSNELAKTVIKMGSSSDYTVVMPKLSQMGTFWTESAAILSDAYNGKIKESDYLSKLKQFDKDIAEAK
- the uvrB gene encoding excinuclease ABC subunit UvrB; translated protein: MIDRNETNQFELISKYAPSGDQPQAIEELVDNIEGGEKAQILLGATGTGKTYTMSQVISKVNKPTLVIAHNKTLAGQLYSEFKEFFPNNAVEYFVSYYDYYQPEAYVPSSDTYIEKDSSVNDEIDKLRHSATSALLERNDVIVVASVSCIYGLGSPKEYADSAVSLRPGQEISRDQLLNQLVDIQFERNDIDFQRGRFRVRGDIVEIFPASRDEHAFRVEFFGDEIDRIREIESLTGKSLGEVDHLVLFPATHFVTNDEHMEHSISLIQKELEEQLALFESEGKLLEAQRLKQRTEYDIEMLREIGYTSGVENYSRHMDGRQKGEPPYTLLDFFPEDFLIMIDESHMTMGQIKGMYNGDKARKQMLVDYGFRLPSALDNRPLRREEFESHVHQIVYVSATPGDYEMEQTDTVIEQIIRPTGLLDPEVEVRPSMGQMDDLLGEITKRADKGERTFITTLTKKMAEDLTDYLKEMGVKVKYMHSDIKTLERTEIIRDLRLGVFDVLIGINLLREGIDVPEVSLVAILDADKEGFLRNERGLIQTIGRAARNSEGHVIMYADKMTDSMQKAIDETARRRQIQMAYNDEHHIVPQTIKKEIRDLITISKRDESGEEKEVVDFNTLTKSERQKTIKKFQKEMHEAAELLDFELATQIRDMILELKAMD
- a CDS encoding sugar ABC transporter permease, yielding MKNKKRLQLGFVYTLLIVLSVIWLFPIAWVILTSFRGEGTAYVNYFIPKTFTLDNYTKLFTNHSFPFGQWFLNTFIVATFTCIISTFITVAMAYSLSRIKFKFRNRFLKLALVLNMFPGFMSMIAVYYILKALGLTQTLTALVLVYSAGAALGFYIAKGFFDTIPYSLDESAMIDGATRMDIFFKITLPLSKPIIVYTALLAFMGPWVDFIFAQVILGDATSKYTVAIGLFSMLQPDTINDWFMAFTAGSVLIAIPITILFMFMQKYYVEGITGGSVK